From a region of the Balaenoptera musculus isolate JJ_BM4_2016_0621 chromosome 15, mBalMus1.pri.v3, whole genome shotgun sequence genome:
- the GTSF1L gene encoding LOW QUALITY PROTEIN: gametocyte-specific factor 1-like (The sequence of the model RefSeq protein was modified relative to this genomic sequence to represent the inferred CDS: deleted 1 base in 1 codon) — protein sequence MEPEALEICPYNPQHRIPLRRFQYHLASCRRKNPQKAKKMASCKYNACHVLPIEKLEEPEAACVNRSTVEEEDSLSPLKVSLPSSEQNGDTPPVSPWLPNPDVWNVDSTNCHPMFVLKTFDPQKLACESDTRESEREDHPPSLTRPPEGHQTRRVNRQPQKGDAGLLNA from the exons ATGGAGCCAGAAGCCTTAGAAATTTGCCCTTACAACCCTCAACACCGAATCCCACTCAGAAGATTTCAGTACCACCTGGCATCATGCAGGAGAAAGAACCCCCAAAAGGCCAAAAAGATGGCCAGCTGCAAATACAACGCCTGCCACGTGCTCCCCATCGAAAAGCTGGAGGAGCCTGAGGCTGCCTGTGTCAACAGAAGCACAGTGGAGGAAGAGGACAGCTTGAGCCCTCTGAAGGTCAGCCTTCCGAGTTCAGAGCAGAACGGAGACACCCCTCCAGTGTCCCCCTGGCTCCCCAACCCCGATGTCTGGAATGTAGATAGCACGAATTGCCACCCCATGTTTGTCCTTAAGACTTTTGATCCCCAAAAGCTTGCTTGTGAAAGCGACAcaagagagtcagagagagaggacCACCCCCCATCCCTGACC CGCCCCCCAGAAGGTCATCAGACCAGGAGAGTAAACCGCCAGCCGCAGAAAGGAGATGCAGGCCTCTTAAATGCATGA